In the Endozoicomonas sp. SCSIO W0465 genome, CAAGAAGAGACGCCTGACATTTATTGCATTCTTTAACCGGAAGGTACTCAATATAGTCAGGGATATCGACCTGTTTAAGACAAGTGCCCTGATGCCCTTTCTTTCCACCGGCTTTATTACCAGAAGACTGTCTCAGACTTTTAGGATTGGGTTTTTCATCCGATGGATCGGTACCTTTATCTGCGGAAAGGTCGTCAGAATGATCTGGAGAATTACTGTTTTTACAAGGTTTTTGATAACCATCAGACGATGGCGGCTTGCTGCTGTTTTGACTGTTCTTGCCAACCTTTTCTTCCAATTCTCGACATCGCTCTTCCAGACAGGCAACTCTCATCCGCAGCTCTGCATTCTCTTTCAAGAGAATCTCAGCCGACATAGTTGCGGGTAGTTCTGGAATCATGCTGGCGAATATTGTGGAAAAATGGTGCTTAAGAGGATGGTATAAAAATCAGAAAATTCCAGATTTATGTGGGGGTGCTGAACAGTTACAACGGATTAATGTGCTCCCTTTGCCTTTTTTCTGGCTGTCTAACTGGACGGCTGCTATCGTTTTGGCCTGCCAGCCTGACGCGTTGGAACCTTCCGCGATATCGTTGATTACCCAGCATCTACGATGTTCACGACGACCATGAGATTTACCTTCCTGCTCAGCAAACTCAGGGCATGGACCATCTTCCGGATTTTCTTGCCACAGCTGTTCAAAAGCGCGAGTAAGTTCACCATAAAGTTTTTTCTGGTTACCCTTCACAGCAAGCAGATAGTCCGCTTCTTTTTTCAGGATGGCTGTGGCGATTTTCTTCTGGCAGCCCATTGCATCGATGGTGACCAGGCTACCTGCCAACTCAAGCAGTTTGAGCAGTTCAGGAATAGCAGTAATTTCATTAGACTTGGCATCTACCTTATATTGACCAAGGGACAGCCCGGCCTTGGTGCACCAGGCATTAACCATGTGAATGGCATCTTTACCTTTGTTCCAGG is a window encoding:
- a CDS encoding ISAs1 family transposase, whose amino-acid sequence is MPSKALFSKFSTLTDPRDPKKTTHILAEIMFISVCAILCGADDWNAIRLFAKTKERWFRQHLTLPGGIPVAITFNRVFAAIDPDEFRQIFIQWIRDVLSGLQLSDSRIVAIDGKTIKGSAWNKGKDAIHMVNAWCTKAGLSLGQYKVDAKSNEITAIPELLKLLELAGSLVTIDAMGCQKKIATAILKKEADYLLAVKGNQKKLYGELTRAFEQLWQENPEDGPCPEFAEQEGKSHGRREHRRCWVINDIAEGSNASGWQAKTIAAVQLDSQKKGKGSTLIRCNCSAPPHKSGIF